The Lycium ferocissimum isolate CSIRO_LF1 chromosome 1, AGI_CSIRO_Lferr_CH_V1, whole genome shotgun sequence genome includes a region encoding these proteins:
- the LOC132064994 gene encoding uncharacterized protein LOC132064994, protein MHHIFIDFELDEDHRNVYGSEENPICGMQMRLQKWTTDFKLDKETSLAMVWITLPEFPWHYFEWDALRRIVDPIGALIITDKATLSKTRPTTAKVKVEIDLTRPLRHEVMIKTNDSTGKEVIIPQRIKYETIPEYCNHCKIQGHCENKCRILHPELRKNVKMLITVVNSGKSEDKGNNKDSTSLNTMQGDDNSDALIINTVNSHTNNMKNGKSEGD, encoded by the coding sequence ATGCACCATATTTTCATCGATTTTGAATTGGATGAAGATCATAGGAATGTTTATGGTAGCGAAGAAAATCCTATTTGTGGTATGCAAATGAGACTTCAAAAGTGGACCACCGATTTTAAACTCGACAAAGAAACTTCTCTTGCCATGGTTTGGATTACCTTGCCAGAATTTCCATGGCACTACTTTGAATGGGATGCCTTGAGAAGAATTGTCGATCCCATAGGTGCTCTCATTATCACTGATAAGGCGACATTGTCAAAGACCCGACCCACCACTGCTAAGGTGAAGGTAGAAATTGACTTGACTAGGCCTCTTCGTCATGAAGTTATGATCAAAACAAATGATTCCACTGGTAAGGAAGTGATCATTCCTCAGAGAATCAAATATGAAACTATCCCTGAATATTGTAACCATTGCAAAATCCAAGGTCATTGTGAGAACAAATGTAGAATCCTTCACCCTGAATTAAGgaagaatgtcaaaatgctaaTCACAGTTGTGAATTCTGGAAAGTCGGAGGACAAGGGTAATAACAAAGACTCGACCTCCCTCAATACGATGCAAGGTGATGACAATTCTGATGCTCTTATCATCAACACTGTCAACTCTCATACCaataatatgaaaaatggaAAATCTGAAGGTGATTAA